The Spirochaetota bacterium sequence CCTTTCCATCAAAAAATGTTGCAAAACCCATCTTTTCACCTTTTCCAGTAAAGGCTGGTCTTCCTGTAATAAAAAATCCTATTTTTAATAAAATTTCATCTTTTAATTTTAAACAATTTAAATTTTTATTAAAAACTTCATTATAAATTTTCAAATCCTTATCAAAGGATCTAATTTTCTTTGTATATGTTTGGTTAAAAGATCCAAACCTTTCAAAATCAATCTTCACCAGTAAATCAATAATATCAAAAGGGGTTTTTCCTATAAAAAAACCATAATATTTATATTCAAAAAGAAAGTTGGACAATAAATTTTCACAAGCCAAGTTTAAATGCTTTATTTCATGGCTTTTGTTAAAAATATTAATATTATCTCTTTCTATTTCTATATTATTTTTTATATTTTTGTAACACTTAAGAATGTAATAAAAGAGATCAAACTTGTTCAATTTATATACAAATGGGTCAAAAAAACCTACAAGGGCAAGCTTTATAAACTTATCAAATTTTTCTGAATTTTTTTTTAACCTTTTTTGTCTAAAGCAAATATATGAGCTGAAAAAATCTCTAAAAAAATATTCTATATTTTCTGAAGAAATATTTTCAAAATCTTTCTCTTTGATTTTAAAATATTCACTACAAGATTTTTGATAATATTTAAAAAATTCAAGATCACATTCATCTAAAAAACTCAAATGGTCAAGACCTATAATAATAAATTTTTCTCCATTTTCTTTTTCTAAAACTTGAGTTTTTGTACTGTAAAGTCTTATATTACTTTTTAAAAACCTTATACCTTCTGTGCAACCTTTATAAATATATGCTGCTGTTGGATAGTATCCACCTTTATTTTCTATCACTGATGCATAAAAAAGTTCAGGATAATAAATTTTTAAATATAAAAGTTTATAAGAAAGTATAGCATAAGAAGCAGAATGTGCTTTACAAAAAGAATATCCTGCAAATGATTCCATATATTTCCATAAAAGATAAACTTTTTTTTTGCTATAACCTTTAGATAAAGCTCCCTTAATAAAATCTTCTTTAAGCTCATTTATTTTTTCTTTTGATCTTAGTTTTCCACTCATTCCTTTTCTTAAAAGATCAGCTTTTTCATAAGAAAGTCCACCAATGTTATGTGCAACTTTCATAACATCTTCTTGATAAATCATTATTCCAAAAGTTTCTTCTAAAATATCTTTAAGCTCAGGTATAACATAATCAACTTTATCAGGATTATTTTTGTAAAATATATATTTATCCTTCATTCCAGATTCAGAAACCCCTGGTCTTATAACAGATGATGCTGCAACTAATTCAAGATAATTTTTACATTTAAGTTGCTTTAAAAGCCCTCTCATAGCTGGGGATTCTATATAAAAGCATCCAAGTGAGTCTCCAATTTGAAGTTTTTCTGATATTTTTTTATCATCTATTATACCAGAAATCTCTATTGGTTTAATAAGTTTTAAGTAGTCTAATTTTTCTCTTTTACATTTTTTGTTTTTAAGATAAAAAAGACTATCTGAAAAAACCCCAAGTGCCCTTTGGGAAAGAATATCTATTTTTATAAGACCTGTATTTTCAATAGAATACATATCAAAACCTGTTATCAAAAATCCTTTAACACCATTGTATATAGGACAAAAATCAGTTATCTTCGAAGGAGCTATACATATACCACCAGGGTGAGTTCCTATGCCATAAGGTAGATCAATAATTCTTTCAACAAAGAAAAACAGATTCTCAAAATAATATTTGCAATAATCTTTAAATCTTTTCTTTAAATCAGAAATAGAGTCTCCCCATCCTATCAACTTCGAATATCTTGATATTTCAGACTCAGGTATACCAAGATATCTTGAAACAATACGAAATGCACCTCTTAACCCATGCTTTATCCTTGTTCCTATCATTGCACAATTTTTGTATTCTTTTTCTTCAAATTCTTTAAGTTCACAATACATATCAAAGTTTTCACTTTCTTTACTAATGTATTTTTTAAGCAAGTTTTTACAAAAATTAAAAAACTCTCTATTAAAGATCGATTTTATTACAAAATCTCTATCTTTCCATGAAAAATCAAGATCAATGTCAGGAGGTTCATCTCTCCCATAATTTAGAAACCTTTCAAAAAAAAGATCGTACTTTACAGGATCAACCTGAGTTATATCAAGCAAATAAGAAACAAGAGATGATGCTGCAGAACCTCTTCCAATATAAGGAATCCCTTTTTCTTTTACATAAAGAGTTAAAAAATATACAAAAAGAAAGTAGGAGCAAAGGTTTTTATCCTTTATTATCTTGTATTCATAAGACAGTCTTTCATAATATCTACAATCTTTTGAATTATTAAAAAAAATATTATTTTGTATTTTGCTAAAAAGAATATTATATAGCAATATCTCATCTTTCTCTTTGCTTCCAGAAATATTTATAAAAACATAATCATTTTTTCTAAAATTTTTTAATATATCTATATCTTTAACAAAATCGAAAATAGAATCAAAAATTTCTCTGCTTCTGCTCCCATATACCTTATAAAGCAAAATGTTTAACTCATCATAGGTTGATAAAACTGGTTTTCTTATAGAAAGATCTATAATATCTCTATCAATTAATCTTTTTATAACTCTATTTTCATCAGAAGAGATTATTATATCAAAAACTGTTATACCATCCCTCTTTTCGAAATCCTCTTTTTTAAAAGAAGCAAAAAAAAGAGGCAAAACATTAAAGTATTTATCTTTTAAATAGAAGAAATCCCCCTTAAATATCCTTCCTTCAAATACACCAAGAAAACGATCTTTTAAACTTGCAAACCTTTTAACAATACTCTCCTCATCAAAAAAAACAAATTTAACCCCATCAAAATAGTCTTTATCTGCTTTTAGTTTATCTTCAATAAAATCAGAAGGAGTTTTATAACCTAAAGCTCTATAAGAAATAAGTTCAAAAAAAATATTTTTCCTTTCCCAATCTTTTAAAAATACTAACATATTCTTATCTACATCTTCCCCTTGAAGTTCAACTCCGACAATAGGTTTAACATTATTTTCTTTTGCAAGTTTAATAAAGTTCCATATATCAAAAACATTTTCATAATCTGTTAATGTTACAAAACAGGTTTTACCTTTTAAGCAACTATATTCAACAATATCCTGTATCTTAAGAGTACTTTGATAAAATGAATTTATACTTTTGCACCACAAAAACAAAACTATTCTCCTGTTCTTAAAATTTTTCCATATTTATTAAAAAGATAGCTTACTGCATCAAAAAGTCTTCTATCTTTGTTCTCATTTTTACCAAAAAGAGTTTCTTCTTCAAAATCAACTCCTTTATAAATATCAAGTACAACCTTTTTTATATTTACATCTCTCATTTTGTTTTTTATGATAATTCTTTTAATCTTTTCTATTGTAAAAATAAATGATTTTTCTTCATCGCTTCTTTGAACCACCCCTGCTTTGTAAATCTTACCATCACTATAAACTATTGATATAGAAATTTTTCTAAAAAATATCCTTTTTATACTCAAAAAATAGAATAAAGCTTCTTTAAAATGTTTAAAATCATCTAGTTCAGTCCTCTTCATCCCTGAAAACTCAAAAATAAATCTCTCAAAATCTTCATTTTTTGACCAATTTCTAATATCAAATCCAAAAATTTGATGAAAGATTCTGAAAAATGAAAACTTTTTTTCAAAAAAACTATTAAATAAAACTTTGCTCTTTTCACAAACATCAATAATAGAACTTAAATCAGCAAAAAGTTTACTTTTCTCATAAGGTTTAAAAGAGGAGGTTAAAAGTGAGATAAAATCTCTTTTTGCCTCAAAGGAAAAAGTCAGAATAAAAGAGAGAGGAAAATTGAAAAGATTTTTGTATTTAAAAGAGATGTATGGAAAAATATCAAGAAAAAATACTTTTGACAAAAAAACTTCTGGTTCAATAATATAAATAAAACCCGGTGAATCGAAAACTCTGCCAATAGAAAATGAACAGAAAGGATCAGGAGAAACAACTAATTTGAACTCTAAATTTTCAAATTTTTTATCTAAAATATCTTTAATTCCCTCTTTTAAATCCTTTTTAAATTTACTATTAAAATCTATATTAAATATTCTTTTTAACTTTTCTTCAAAATCAAAAAAGAAGAAAGGATCATTTACAAGATTGCCATAATTATCAACAAAATAGATTAAATAGTCATTATTTTCAAGAAAAGTAGCTTTAATTCCACACTCTTCAAATATACTTTGCAATTTTAGAGTAAATGTGTAAAAAAACAAACTAACCTGATCAAATTTTTTTAATATTTTAAGATACCCAAACATAAATCTTCCCCTTTTAAAAATAATAGGCCAAAATATTTTGGTGTCAAGTTTAAATTTTATTATTTACTTTATTTTTATTTTTGTTAAATTTTGGTATGAGGTGCTTATAAAGCTTAATAGGGAATGAGGTGAAAATCCTCAACGCACCTGGGCACTGTAAGAAGGAGTGTAAACTTACTAAAAGGTAAGTTTATGTAAGTATGCTTTATGTCACTGTGTATACAAGAAATTTTACAAAATGCAGTCATCTGCAATTTCTTGTATATATGGGAAGACATAAAACAATTTAATCCTTCAAGTCAGGAGACCTGCCTCAGATTAAATAAACTCTCCACCAGGGTTAATGGAGATTTTTCATTTATATTTAATATTTAAACTTTTTTATTTTATTTAGCCATTTTTCTGAACTGCCCCTATTAATTATTGAAAAATTAAAAGTAAAAAAAATTTTTTTGGAGGTTTTATGAAAAAATTATTTAAGAAATCCATTTTACTATTAACAATTTTTGTTTTCCTATTCTTTAGTTTTGCTGTATTTTTTGCTGGTAAAAGTGGATCTTCTTCTGATTTAAACAAAACAACTCAACAAAATGTTGCTATTGACTCACTAAAAAGAAATGTTGAGATTAAGGATTACCAGAGAGTTGGTATTTTAAACCCTGCTGTTATTAGAAACCTTGCAATAGCTGGATATAACTTTAAAAATGTTATTGGAGTAGATTCTTTTACAAAAGATACCTATTTTAACCAAAAATATTTAGATCCATCAAATTTTAAAAACTCCATTTTCGCTAAATATAACTATAAAGAATTGCCATTAAAATCTGTTGAAATAATAGGAGATTTTAATGGTCCTAATGTTGAAAAAATTGTCTCATTAAAAATTGATCTATTAGTTATCGATGTATCTTTCCCACAAAAGATAAAAGATCAACTTGATCAATTAAAGATTAATTATTTTGTTTTCTCTACATACAATACTTATGATAACTTAAAAAATGATATTAATAACCTTTATAAGCTTTTTAAAATTGATCAAAAAGCTATAAATGATATAAACGGTTCAATTGGTAAACTTGAAAAAGATCTTATTGAACTTGCAAATAAATTCAAAAATAAGAAGGTTTTAATCATTGTATGGTATGATAATGGTTTTATGTGTGCTGGAAAAGATTCATTTCTATCATCATTTTTTGAAAAATTTGGCTTCATTAATGTCATAAATACAAATGGCTATCCTGTTATATCAGATGAAACTTTTATAAACTTAAACCCAGATCATATACTTGTTGCCTCTTCATATATGAATGTTGATGTTCTTAAAAAAGATATATATAAAAATATAAATGCAATAAAGAAAGGCTCTATTGTAACTATAGATGCTGAATTTGAAAATAAACTCTTACAACCTTCAAAAGAATCATGGGAAGCTTACAAGGAAATTTTTGGAAAGTTAAAAGATTAATTTAAACCCAAATTTTTATTTAAATTACTAAAACTCAAAAAAACTAAAATAAAAATTATTTAAATCATAAAAAAATGGGGCTCAAAAATATGAGCCCCATTTTATAATTTTGATTATAAAATAAATATAATCAAAGTATATCTAATTATTTTATTTTCTTCTTAAACTCTTCAACTGGTACAATTTCAGCAATCTTCATCTCATCTTTCCAATCTTTTCCTACAAATCTCCATTCTGCAAATCCAAATCCTTTAGCAAATACAACATAACCTGTATAAGCAGCAGTTCCTGATCTTCCATCTTCAAGTTTAATAGAATATGTATAACCATACTTTAACTGTAAACCTTCATAATCTTTTCCTAAAATCTGAAGCTTAACAGGTTTATCAAAAAACTTCTTAACTTTGTAGTTAAGTGTCATATTTTGTTTATAGTTATCTGAATATTTTGTATATGAGTAAGCATATTCAACAAGAAAATCAGATTTTAAATTCCAATATATAAATACAGGGTTTGCAGGTTGGTAAACTATCTCAACAGGTTGTCCTTTTGAGAATGTGTATGATTTATAAGTAACAAGTCCATCAGCAGTTATCTCAAAAATATCATATCCATCTTTTTCAAAATTTTCTTTAAACATATAATCATATAAATACTTTTTACCACCTTCCTCTTTAATTTCAAACATTTCATAATAAACTTCTGAAAGCTCCCCATCAGTATAATATTCCCATTTCAAAACTTTTTTAGCCATCTCTTCTAATGGGAAGTAATCCTTAAAATTAAAAGTTTGAATAGCTTGGACAGGTTGTTGAGTTTGTGTTTGTGTCTGTGTTTTAGCTGTCTGTCCACAAGAAAAAAATAATAAAACAGATAAAACAATAATTAAAACAAAAAGAAATTTTTTCATTTTTGACTCCTTAAAATATCGTTTACTTAATTTTAACAAAAAAAAAATAAATTTAAACAAAAATATATAAATTTTTTACAACTTTTTATTTAATAATTTAATATTTTTTCTTGTTTAAAAAATTTTTTCTTTTATAATTTTTGAAATTAAATTAATTTTCAAATTAAAAATAGGAGTTATTATGAAAACTAAACTTATCAAACTTAGTATTCCAAAAATAAGTTTTAAAACTTTTATAGTTTTTATTATCTTTTCTTTGCTATTTCTTTTTTTAGCAGCTGATACAAATGAATACTATACCTACACAAAACTTTCAAATGGCCTTGAACTTTATCTTGTTAAAAGGACAAAAATACCACTTGTTGCTTTTTATCTTGCTTTTAAGACAGGTGCATATAGAGAAACACCTGAATACGATGGGCTTACGCATCTTTTTGAACATATGTTTTTTAAAGCAAATAAAACTATGAAAACTGCAGTTGATTACTATGAATTTATGAATCGAACAGGTATTACTTATAATGGATGGACATCACAAGAAGAGGTTGTATACTATTTCATATGTCCAAAAGATAACATTAGAGATGCTGCTGATCTTATGTATAACTCTATCGTTAATACAGCACTTGATGAAGAAGAGCTTAAAAAAGAAAGAGAAGTTGTCTTAGAAGAGTATGCAAGGGTTTATTCAAGTAGAGTTAATTATCTTTTTCAATATCTTATGTTTAAAGAACTTTATAAGGATAATTTATCAAGAAAATCTGTTATAGGAAACTATGATATGATAAAAACTGCTACTGTTGATAAAATGAAGAAACTTAAAGAGACTTTTTTTATTCCAAATAATGGTGCTTTGATTATTGTTGGTGATATAGATATTGATAAAACTATAAGTATGATTGATGAAATATTTTCAAAATGGAATAGAGGGCCAGAAATTAAAGAAGAAAATTTTATACTAAATCCACTTCCAGAAGATAGATTTGTTTTTAATCATAGATTTGACAAAGAAAACATTGATATATATATGCTTGGTGTTGGTCCTTCTTTAAGAGGGGAAGGAAACAGAGATATAACAAACTTTGCTGGTGACATTTATCACTATGCTTTATCTCTTAAAAACTCTAAATTTACAAGAGCTTTAAGTTCATATACAGATTCTTTTAATTTTTATTTACAGTGGAATGCTTACTATGGAGATATTGAATTTTATACTAAGTCTGTTAAAGGAGAAAATATAATAGATTTTTATAAAACATTTAGAAGAGAACTTGATAAATCTGCTGATCCTGGATATATTACTGAAGAAGAATTTGATAAAGCTAAAAAATACTATGTTGATAGCTCTTCAAAAAAGATAAACTGGGATAACTATACTTTAGAAGGAATTGCAAATATTCTTTCAAAATATTGGGCAAAAAATTGGCTTGATCTTATTCTTTTCCAAAAGGAGAAAGAGTATTATGAAAAAGTTAAATACCAAGATGTTTTAGAATATGCTAAAAGATATATTGTTAAAAAAGGTTTTGTATGGGGAATACTCATCGATGAAAAACTTGCTGAGCAATATAATTTAAAAAGTTTAAATAAATAATTTTAATTTATTAGATATGATAAGGAGATAAATTTATGAAGAAATTAAGTTCATATTTAAATATAAAAAAACAAAAAAACTTTAAAACATTTAAATATCTTTTCTCTTTAATCTTACTTTTATTCTCTTTTTTACTTTTCTCATGTGAAACTACATATACTCCTATTAAACTTCAAAATTTACCTCAAGCTAAAACAATAGAGCTTCCAAACATAGGTAAAGTTGTTAACTACTTTACAGACTACGGAATTGAGGTTTATCAGTTATATGAAGGTGGTAAAGTCTATGTTGACATGGTTATAACAAATGTTTCTGACTATATCAACAAATATCCAAAAGGAACAGTTGAGATCCTTGCATATATGCTTAATTTAACAGTTTCTGGAAACTATCTTGTCGATATTCTTGGGACACTTAAATATAATGGAACAATTGATGATTATAATTTTGACTGGGATGATGATAATATTTACTATTCTTTTGTTGCATCTAGTTCAAATTATTTAAATGCTATGAAAGCTGGACTTGCTACTGTTTTATTTAATAAACCTAATAATGATTCTATTTTTGATACTGTTAAAAACTTTTATTATGAAAAAAATGGTCTTTTTAAAGGTGAGGAAAACTATCCTGAAAGGTATATGGAAAGATTGCCAAGACCATTATTCTTTTTAGGTCACCCATATGAAAAATATGCTAACTCTTTCAGAGACTTTAAAGAAGTGGAGCTAAACCATGTAAAAGCTTTATACAATGATCTTTTTAATGTTAATAATATAAAATTTTTCGTAAGAGGTCAATCTTCTCAAACTGCATTTAAAGCAAAACTCGAGAAAGACTTTGCTGCTATACCTCAAAAAGATAACAAAACTTATAAACTTGAACCAATAAAACCTCAACCTCAATCAAAAATAAACTACAACACTTTTTATTCATCAACAGCAAAATCTTTCTATGTTTCAAACTACTCCCCAGGTCCATTGAGATACTCTGAAGATTATTATCCTTTTTTAGTTGCAACAGAAATTTTCTCAAACAAAACTTATATAAATGTTAGAATATTAAACAATCTTGCATATGCTGTAGATTGGTATGTTGATGGAGGAAAAGCATGTTACTTAAAACTTTATCTTACAACTACAAAATTAAATGAAACTTTAAAAATAATAATAAATACTCTTAAAGATTTGAAACAGAAAGGTGTTACCTCAGATGATATTTTACAAGTTTATAAAAAAAGATTTACGGAATTTTGGCTCACTATGGAACAATCTTCAGGTTTTTTCTCTTTTATAAAATATTCTGAACTAAATTATAACTGGCCTGAAAGAATATATGAACATCTTGATAGAATAAAGAATGTTAAAATTGAAGATGTTAATAGAATGTATCA is a genomic window containing:
- a CDS encoding insulinase family protein; translation: MKTKLIKLSIPKISFKTFIVFIIFSLLFLFLAADTNEYYTYTKLSNGLELYLVKRTKIPLVAFYLAFKTGAYRETPEYDGLTHLFEHMFFKANKTMKTAVDYYEFMNRTGITYNGWTSQEEVVYYFICPKDNIRDAADLMYNSIVNTALDEEELKKEREVVLEEYARVYSSRVNYLFQYLMFKELYKDNLSRKSVIGNYDMIKTATVDKMKKLKETFFIPNNGALIIVGDIDIDKTISMIDEIFSKWNRGPEIKEENFILNPLPEDRFVFNHRFDKENIDIYMLGVGPSLRGEGNRDITNFAGDIYHYALSLKNSKFTRALSSYTDSFNFYLQWNAYYGDIEFYTKSVKGENIIDFYKTFRRELDKSADPGYITEEEFDKAKKYYVDSSSKKINWDNYTLEGIANILSKYWAKNWLDLILFQKEKEYYEKVKYQDVLEYAKRYIVKKGFVWGILIDEKLAEQYNLKSLNK
- a CDS encoding ABC transporter substrate-binding protein; the protein is MKKLFKKSILLLTIFVFLFFSFAVFFAGKSGSSSDLNKTTQQNVAIDSLKRNVEIKDYQRVGILNPAVIRNLAIAGYNFKNVIGVDSFTKDTYFNQKYLDPSNFKNSIFAKYNYKELPLKSVEIIGDFNGPNVEKIVSLKIDLLVIDVSFPQKIKDQLDQLKINYFVFSTYNTYDNLKNDINNLYKLFKIDQKAINDINGSIGKLEKDLIELANKFKNKKVLIIVWYDNGFMCAGKDSFLSSFFEKFGFINVINTNGYPVISDETFINLNPDHILVASSYMNVDVLKKDIYKNINAIKKGSIVTIDAEFENKLLQPSKESWEAYKEIFGKLKD
- a CDS encoding insulinase family protein; this encodes MKKLSSYLNIKKQKNFKTFKYLFSLILLLFSFLLFSCETTYTPIKLQNLPQAKTIELPNIGKVVNYFTDYGIEVYQLYEGGKVYVDMVITNVSDYINKYPKGTVEILAYMLNLTVSGNYLVDILGTLKYNGTIDDYNFDWDDDNIYYSFVASSSNYLNAMKAGLATVLFNKPNNDSIFDTVKNFYYEKNGLFKGEENYPERYMERLPRPLFFLGHPYEKYANSFRDFKEVELNHVKALYNDLFNVNNIKFFVRGQSSQTAFKAKLEKDFAAIPQKDNKTYKLEPIKPQPQSKINYNTFYSSTAKSFYVSNYSPGPLRYSEDYYPFLVATEIFSNKTYINVRILNNLAYAVDWYVDGGKACYLKLYLTTTKLNETLKIIINTLKDLKQKGVTSDDILQVYKKRFTEFWLTMEQSSGFFSFIKYSELNYNWPERIYEHLDRIKNVKIEDVNRMYQKYFKGFIWGIVGPSQKDIDNIDKSLLFYSVE